The stretch of DNA aacagtaccCATGTGACAATAGATTGGCATTGAGCTGGTGCTAGTTTTTCCACAGGCTTCTTTCCCAAGAGAAGCTCCAGCAGCACAACTCCAAAAGCATATACATCACTTTTATCAGTCAATTTACCtgcaaaaaataatcaaaaatgaAACTTCAAATAGATAACAGTTAAAGTTTTGCAATAACTGTTTCTCATGTTCCAAGAACATCCCTGGAAAAGTGATCCAAGAACATCTCGTTATTAACGTGTAGTAGTTTGATTCACAAACTcccttgataattaaaaataaacttgcCATATGATCAAAGTTTTCAACTGAATAAAACAAAGGTATTATTATACTTCCAATGTTTCTCATCTCTAAGACAGGAATCAATTGAACTAGCTGAGAACAAATTTCAGTTCCCACCCTTAGGACATttattattaccattattcttttttatcactGACAAGAAGCAGCTGGAGCAAACTAGGCATATGGGTCTGTAAGGTGTAACAGAcaacatattaatttaataaataatcttATAACATGCCAGATCAGATGGCACGTACATTCCCAAGAGAAGCACAAGGTACACACATTTAAAAGCTATTAAATGGATCAGGACTATCATGTGTTCATAATAACTTCAATCAATCTTCACATCAAACTTAATCAGCTTTTTCAATTTGcgaaaaataattaacaaaaggAAAACAATTTACACACAATATTAGTTTCATAATTGTTGTTctgtaattaaatttgaaaatttatctGCACACATAGAACTACACTATGAAAATCTGTAAGTTATGTGAGGATTTGTTCAGAATCATCCAATCATGTAATAGTTTCTTGCACAGATCACACTTTCAAACTCACCCTTTGGATAATTAATGCATCAATTGTCCAAAAATACAATTATCTTGGATCTGTTATGTTGAAAGTTTTAAACATTTAGCAACTTGTCAGACCATTGCATATGCTATGAAATTATGTCATATGAGTTCAGTTCATACCATCTAAAAGATACTCCGGGGCTACGTAACCCAACGTGCCTGAAAGCTTGatattattcttgttttggGTCCCATTGGTTATGGCAAGGCCAAAATCTGAAAGCTGAATCCACCAGTAACAACACGCAGAAAAGAAGCTTTTGTGAACTCTATGAAATTGTATGGTACAAAAAGAGAATAATAAATGCAGCAAATTGAAGGTGGCCCTTTTGTTTTACCTTGGCATTGAACTTTATATCTAAAAGAATATTAGAAGATTTCAGATCTCTATGGATCACAGCAGGGTAACAGTGTTCATGCAGATATTTTAATCCCCTGCTTGACATTAATCAAATACCTTGTCAACAAAAGACACAATAAACCAGATAAAAAATTGCAAACACACTCACACTCTTTTAACACACTTCATCATTAAccgaaaattatttaatgtaattaaattatactCCTTCACTATCATAGCCTTTTTCTGGAAACAATTTAACACAAAACCAGCATTCTAAAAAAGATTATCAGgggaagaaatgaaaaaaagaagtaattagTATTATAAATCAGTTTGGTTACACATAAAAGtgtttgaaataaataatttttaataagatCACTTATTTAAGAAGTAGGTAAgatttgcttctttttttaaaaaaaaaagcataatactaggcaatttttttttttttagaaaaaaactcataaatatgtttattttatatatacaatattaaaaaaaaaacacaaataaactCATCCTATATTAGAAAACTAAATGACagtagttttaaaatttattattttgtgacttcaaacaaattttaacaataataaaagagtGCATGGAAAAGAGTGAAGGTAGCATTGCTTCTAAGCAAATAGAATGATATAGATAAAGAACTGTTTAGGGAAGGTCACCTTGCTGTGTCAAGAGCAATCTTCATCCTCAAATGCCAAGTCAATGCTGAGCCATGAGAAGGTccttcaaataataataattttataactgaCCTCATTATATCTTAATCATGTGTCTTATACTAGgtaataaatcatataaaacaaTGTTTTACCATGTAATTGTGTTTCCAATGATCCATTGTGCATCAATTCATAGACAATAATCCTTGTATCTTCATTACTGCTACATCCCAGAAGAGAGATTACATTTGGATGTTGAATTTTACTTAACAATTCCACCTCGTTCTGTAAATTCATAGAAGCACAACTATtcaatataataatgaaaaaaataaaagagagagaagCATGAATAAATTATTAGCAAGGATTACCTCAAATTCTTGCTCAGCACACGGATTTTCACAGTGCAATTTCTTAACGGCAACTTCTAAATTATCCTCCAAACGTGCTTTGTAAACACATCCAAAACCTCCCTCACCTAAGATGTTACTTTCCTTGTAATTGCCGGTGGCTTTTTCTATTTGCTTATAATCAATTATTGGAACACACCCTTTCTTACCAACCAGCTTTATAGAACTGAATTTACTCAGAGTTGGTGCTGAAGTTAGCCCTTTCTCAGCATCTTGGGATTCAAATTacagaaaaaaggaaaaaaaaattacaaacctCAGACAATACCAAGAAAgcaaatttatttgacattccAAAATAGTGATTTGTGAAGCAAAATAGAAACCTAAGGGATCTTTTggtttgaaaaaagaaaagcttttctttttttttaacttcagTTCTTGATTTCAAAGGTTTGCATTGAAAACAGTGAAAACAACTGTtattgttttctgttttcattGTTTCCTTACATAAACTTCAGAAAATAGGAAACAGAGTGAAAACAGAAAAATgcaaatgaaaaaaagtttaacCAAACCAAATTTCATGAGATTTTGAGAAATGGAATTgtgaaaaaaaggagaaaaaaccTGATCTTTGAACGTTTTTCCCTTTGGATTTTGAAGGGTACTTGGTATGATAAATCCAGATGCACAACACACTCAAAATGACTGCACCAAGTGAAGTGCTGGCTATGGCAATGGCAATTACCATTTTCTTGTGCGAATCCATTTGCCGCTGTTCAGCCCCCATCACAATTCCTGAGCAATATGCAGTATATGGCAGTGAGCACAAATCAAACACATGGAAACAAAATATGTGCAGTTCATTCAAATTTCAAACCATTAATGACAAGTTAATAGAGTTTAAGCAAAAGGGTAGTGTAGGATCCAAAACGCACTAGTCcaagaaatgaataaaaattagttactacATGCTATCAGCATTAAGTGCCTATCatgattttcaatttcaaattcgAAACTGTTGGATGCCAACTCCCATCAGAAGTGACACAGATTGTGACAGGGACAACAAAATGGAACAAAAACTTAAGTAATGAATCAGACGCAGCAACAGACAAACATAAATTGCATCAAGTATCTACATTTAGTATCTGAACATAATTGTCCCCGAAAAAAACCGTGAATAaccaagaaaaaaacataaacacagaaaaaaaaagggaagaaCCTGGAGAGGAAGCAGACATTGAATTGGGAAATGGAGAAAAGGGTGGAACTTGAGGTGAGGGAGCAAAAGGGTATGGAGAGGCAAGAGTCGAAATGGGTTTGTGGAGAATAAGGAGGAGCatgagaagaaagagaagaagctTCGTTTTCATTGTTTCTTTCTAAGAAAACATGAAGATAAAGATAGAATAGATGTGtgagtgaaagaaagaaagaaagaaaaaaaagaaagaaagaaaggttgTTGTGtcacacaaacacaaaaacaaaaaccatcACTGAGTGAGAGAAAGTGAGAGTGTGTTTTGGGATCTTTGAGACTTGACCTCTTCTTTTAAACTTCcgaaaaaacaacatttttctttttttgttatcttttttgACGCTTTTTTTATTTGAGCATTCTCTGTCTCATCTTTCTCCTTTATCTCTTCCTTCTTTAACTGTCTTTCTCATGCTTTCTCAATGGAAGGAAAAGGGACAACTTTGAACATATGAGATTCAATTTTAAGGTGGGGGCAACTGCACGACAATCATGTGCACTCGTGCATTGTTTTCAATGTCTGAAACAAACACCCAAAATCTTTAAGCCCAAAATTTAAAGAAGGAAATAGAAACTTGTGAACCATcaccacaattttttttaatagatttcaTTCAAATCATTATGGAAAAAAAAGAGGTTAATGTTAATTActttaacaattaatttaatcatatacTTCTATTTCGATAaactaatttttcattattcaaCTTTTAGCTGGTAGTTcataaacttaatttattagCTTAAGttggatttttttgtttttggcaAAATTGCCTCCCACAAAACCTAAACCAATCAATttgaatttttctcttttttctttaatctgGCCCCATGTGACGAACCCTAATCAAGTGACGTGGGAAGATTGAACAAATCTACATATATAATCTTTCTATGTTTGCGacaatatgaattttaaaacatGTGTGAGTTAAATTTGATTCGTTTTACATACAATAACTATTTTTAGAGGGCTTGTTGTGAAAATCTTTGTTCTAATTTAGGGTCATTTGAAAACGAAAATGCCATAATCAaagggaaaataaataaataattaggtAAATTGCGTGGTAAGTTTTCTTCATTTTGAAGGAAAGTCTAAATATAGTTAATACTCACAATCACAAACGTCACTGTCACAGCTCATGGAtaagaaaaatcttaaaagCATCATCATAATGCTTCATCGAATCATTGGTAGCTAATGGAAGATTAttggttaaaaataattgttaactCAAATTAAAGCATATTCTTCAAACTCTGAACCTATTACTGTCTTTGGACGATCAATCATTATACTgagatttttttcaaaaaatattttggtacttatatacttaaaatttggaagtattatTCAAATTGACATAATTCTGTAAATCTACAAGCTTAATGGTCCTAGCTATACAAATTTGTTATtgagtttttataaaaaaattcgaggtaaacatcaataaaattaaataattttgtctaacttaaaattaggttatatatatatatatatatatatatatattaaaaatatttttttgaagtttttttttttataaactagtttgtataaactaattttagttttgaaataaatattttaatttacctTTTGGTTCCTCGGGTATCGTAATTGTGTGGTATTAATCCTTATATATGTTTGTTgagtcttttatatatatatatatatatatatatatatatatatatatatatatatattgcaaatGTTTGATTTCAGTTTAGGGTtcaaattatgttaatttagtTTCCTATATATTATAAATGGTAGTAATTACAATAGAGACAGTGATAGaatttcctctctctctctctctctatatatatatatatatatatatatattataaatagtagtaattacatgatacaaaaaataaaataagaaaaatatattctttcattgtttaaaaaaatgtttaaaaacaaTACTAATTTTGATTAATAGTAATTTAAGTGAATTTTCATTAATAGTGTTAAAAACTTGTAGGTACATTTTCTTCGTACCTTCTTATATTTAGCTATTCTTGGGTTGGTCGTTGAGGTTTGGTTTGTTCTTGAAAGTACTTATTAGGGTTGGTTCAATTTGAGCttgtatgaaaaaattattaatgaatgagtggttattattattgttagggTTCCTTTATTCTTAATCATGCTATATCATTACAAACATTAGAGACAATTTTTTTTCCGAGTCTCTTGT from Vigna unguiculata cultivar IT97K-499-35 chromosome 8, ASM411807v1, whole genome shotgun sequence encodes:
- the LOC114194119 gene encoding probable receptor-like protein kinase At1g80640 isoform X1, translating into MKTKLLLFLLMLLLILHKPISTLASPYPFAPSPQVPPFSPFPNSMSASSPGIVMGAEQRQMDSHKKMVIAIAIASTSLGAVILSVLCIWIYHTKYPSKSKGKNVQRSDAEKGLTSAPTLSKFSSIKLVGKKGCVPIIDYKQIEKATGNYKESNILGEGGFGCVYKARLEDNLEVAVKKLHCENPCAEQEFENEVELLSKIQHPNVISLLGCSSNEDTRIIVYELMHNGSLETQLHGPSHGSALTWHLRMKIALDTARGLKYLHEHCYPAVIHRDLKSSNILLDIKFNAKLSDFGLAITNGTQNKNNIKLSGTLGYVAPEYLLDGKLTDKSDVYAFGVVLLELLLGKKPVEKLAPAQCQSIVTWAMPQLTDRSKLPNIVDPVIKDTMDPKHLYQVAAVAVLCVQPEPSYRPLIADVLHSLIPLVPVELGGTLKVAQLPQQVLPGNPHEDSSP
- the LOC114194119 gene encoding probable receptor-like protein kinase At1g80640 isoform X2, which encodes MLFFRKFKRRGIVMGAEQRQMDSHKKMVIAIAIASTSLGAVILSVLCIWIYHTKYPSKSKGKNVQRSDAEKGLTSAPTLSKFSSIKLVGKKGCVPIIDYKQIEKATGNYKESNILGEGGFGCVYKARLEDNLEVAVKKLHCENPCAEQEFENEVELLSKIQHPNVISLLGCSSNEDTRIIVYELMHNGSLETQLHGPSHGSALTWHLRMKIALDTARGLKYLHEHCYPAVIHRDLKSSNILLDIKFNAKLSDFGLAITNGTQNKNNIKLSGTLGYVAPEYLLDGKLTDKSDVYAFGVVLLELLLGKKPVEKLAPAQCQSIVTWAMPQLTDRSKLPNIVDPVIKDTMDPKHLYQVAAVAVLCVQPEPSYRPLIADVLHSLIPLVPVELGGTLKVAQLPQQVLPGNPHEDSSP